One region of Oceanipulchritudo coccoides genomic DNA includes:
- a CDS encoding nucleotide sugar dehydrogenase produces MKIAIIGLGYVGLPLGLRFAESGVEVLGLDVDAKKVDSLNAGRSYIKHIESATVKAARESGLFEASTDFSRVAEVEAVLICVPTPLSKYREPDISYVLKSGEAIAPHMKKGTLIVLESTTYPGTTDTDLREVLEKVSGLKAGIDFHLAFSPEREDPGRKDHSVKTIPKVMGGYTEKCLERCVELYSKALDKVHPVGSCRVAEATKLTENIFRSVNIALVNELKVVFHEMGIDVWDVIDAAATKPFGYMPFYPGPGLGGHCIPIDPFYLTWKAREYGQHTRFIELAGEINTNMPDYVIGRVAEALNNDGKAIKGSRILILGLAYKPNVDDDRESPSYVLMEKLEARGAIVDYNDPYVPEIKLTREHPHFAGRKSVEISDEYDCILLATNHEAYKAVDFSGFRCPVVDTRNWIHDKPQKYLKA; encoded by the coding sequence ATGAAAATTGCCATTATTGGACTCGGATATGTTGGTCTTCCTCTCGGTCTCCGGTTCGCGGAGTCTGGAGTTGAAGTCCTGGGTCTGGATGTAGATGCCAAGAAGGTGGATTCCCTCAACGCCGGGCGCAGCTACATCAAGCATATTGAATCGGCGACCGTAAAAGCTGCGCGTGAGAGTGGGTTATTTGAGGCCTCCACAGACTTTTCCCGGGTTGCCGAGGTTGAGGCGGTTCTCATTTGTGTGCCAACACCCCTTAGCAAATACCGGGAGCCCGACATCAGTTATGTCCTGAAGTCTGGGGAAGCCATTGCTCCCCACATGAAGAAGGGAACGCTGATCGTTCTTGAATCAACAACCTATCCGGGAACCACGGACACGGATCTTCGGGAGGTTCTGGAAAAGGTTAGCGGGCTGAAGGCAGGCATCGACTTCCATCTGGCATTCTCGCCCGAGCGTGAGGATCCGGGTAGGAAGGACCACTCGGTCAAGACAATCCCAAAGGTAATGGGTGGATATACCGAAAAGTGCCTGGAGCGATGTGTTGAGCTGTATTCGAAGGCCCTCGACAAGGTACACCCAGTCGGTTCCTGTCGGGTGGCTGAAGCAACCAAGCTCACGGAGAATATTTTCCGCTCGGTCAATATTGCCCTGGTCAACGAGCTTAAGGTCGTTTTCCACGAGATGGGCATTGACGTCTGGGACGTCATTGATGCGGCCGCGACAAAGCCGTTCGGCTACATGCCGTTTTATCCGGGCCCCGGCCTTGGAGGACACTGCATCCCGATTGACCCGTTTTATCTGACTTGGAAGGCTCGTGAGTACGGTCAACATACTCGCTTTATTGAGCTGGCCGGGGAAATAAACACAAACATGCCGGACTACGTGATCGGGCGGGTTGCTGAGGCTCTCAACAATGACGGGAAAGCCATCAAGGGAAGCCGGATTCTTATTCTTGGCTTGGCCTACAAGCCGAATGTCGACGATGACCGGGAGTCACCGAGCTATGTGCTCATGGAGAAACTGGAGGCGAGGGGAGCGATTGTCGATTACAACGATCCGTATGTGCCTGAGATCAAGCTGACGCGCGAACATCCGCATTTTGCCGGGCGGAAGAGTGTGGAGATTTCGGATGAGTATGACTGTATTCTGCTTGCGACAAATCATGAAGCCTACAAGGCGGTTGATTTTTCGGGATTCCGTTGCCCGGTTGTCGACACCCGGAACTGGATCCATGACAAGCCCCAGAAGTATTTGAAGGCTTGA